From one Firmicutes bacterium HGW-Firmicutes-1 genomic stretch:
- a CDS encoding ribonuclease — protein sequence MSILKLRLFSVFKELAIRIQSDDISAWAAKLTFFLLLSIFPFLIFIMELLNHITIDTESVYELTQLFPQEIISIFTLIIEDISNVETSSSVLPIAIVAAIWSASKGIMAIIGGLNMAYKEKETRSYIYLRALSLIYTVAFAFILLITLGFIVFGNKIIGLLMINIPVLSEWTYTIDIIRLISSVILTFLFFILLYNATPNRKIMIRDVMPGAFFATISWIFVSYFFSIYVNTSKSFSYMYGSLTSIILLLVWLYVSSTIIMLGGEINAINSEHKKKRRAI from the coding sequence GTGTCTATATTGAAATTAAGATTGTTCAGTGTTTTCAAAGAGCTTGCCATACGCATACAAAGTGATGATATTTCAGCATGGGCTGCTAAGTTAACATTTTTTCTTCTACTATCAATCTTTCCATTCTTAATTTTTATTATGGAATTATTAAATCATATAACAATTGATACAGAAAGTGTATATGAGCTTACTCAATTATTCCCACAAGAAATAATCTCAATATTCACATTAATCATCGAGGATATCTCAAATGTTGAAACCTCCTCTTCGGTATTGCCAATTGCAATTGTTGCTGCAATTTGGTCCGCATCTAAAGGTATCATGGCTATTATCGGTGGTTTAAATATGGCTTATAAAGAAAAAGAAACCCGTTCATATATTTACTTACGCGCACTTTCGTTAATATATACTGTTGCATTTGCTTTCATACTATTGATTACTTTAGGCTTTATTGTATTTGGCAACAAGATTATTGGCTTATTGATGATTAACATACCAGTTCTATCAGAGTGGACCTATACCATTGATATTATTAGATTAATATCTTCTGTGATCTTAACCTTTTTATTTTTCATACTTCTATATAACGCAACCCCTAATCGAAAAATAATGATTAGAGATGTGATGCCAGGCGCATTTTTCGCAACTATTAGTTGGATTTTTGTTTCATATTTCTTCTCGATCTATGTAAATACATCTAAAAGCTTTTCTTATATGTACGGCAGCCTTACTAGTATTATCCTATTGCTTGTCTGGTTATATGTATCAAGTACAATAATTATGCTAGGTGGAGAAATAAACGCAATAAATTCGGAACACAAGAAAAAGCGTAGAGCAATTTAA
- a CDS encoding glutamate synthase large subunit: protein MKHSYGLPPKQGLYDPQLEKDSCGVGFVAHIKGEKSHNIVKQGLEVLVNLTHRGAVGADANTGDGAGILIQIPHNFLLKETEKIGFSLPNEGEYAVGMLFLPQEPNARYYCEGICEKALIKEELKLIGWRNVPISEAACGLTASGTRPMIHQLFIEKGEFSTEAFERKLYVVRKQIENAVRQAKHTYTESFYVCSMSSKVMIYKGQLLAHQIPDFFPDLQDESMTSAIALVHQRYSTNTFPSWDRAQPFRFLAHNGEINTLRGNVNWMNAREGILKSDALGSDIKKLFPIIEPSGSDSANLDNALELLVASGKSLAHAVCMLIPEAWQEYASMDEDKKGFYEYHAGLMEPWDGPAAIAFTDGVQIGATLDRNGLRPARYLITDDDLVVMASETGTLTFDNKTIIKKGRLQPGRMFLIDTNEGRIISDEEIKQTLASEKPYKEWIENNKIVLDELEVPHKITPLGSDRLLQLQKIYSYSEEELKKVLAPMAATGKEMIGSMGNDASLAVLSKEPQLLFNYFKQLFAQVTNPPIDPIRERLVMSLIQFLGDRGNLLSPLAEDNNVNFIELKQPILDNASFEKIVHINHKDFRSIKIPTVFPVVKGGQGLEEALEEINNNVVDNIKEGYNLIILSDRNVDKYHAPIPSLLAAASVHHHLIQQKLRMNVDLIIETGDARDVMHMALLIGYGADAINPYIAFDSIAQLMDKGLYINIDGLTHEKAYINYQKALGDGLLKTFSKMGIGTLQSYHGAQIFEAVGINSKVINKYFIGTPSRIEGIGLDVIAKEVSTRHSKAFNTLRNPYTGLDEGSSHQWRKNGEEHLFNPETITKLQQSCRTNNYSQFKEYSALINDQSKRLNTIRGLLKFKAGKSISIDEVEPLENILKRFATGAMSFGSLSAEVHQTLAKAMNAIGAKSNSGEGGESKERLYDSSLRSSIKQVASGRFGVNTEYLVNCTELQIKMAQGAKPGEGGHLPGDKVSVDIAKVRNSTPGIDLISPPPHHDIYSIEDLAQLIFDLKNVNEKARINVKLVSEVGVGTVAAGVAKAHADVVLISGHDGGTGAAPVSSIKYVGLPWELGLAETQQTLLMNDLRSRIVVQTDGQLKTGRDVAIAALLGAEEYGFATAALIVCGCIMMRKCQNNTCPVGVATQDPELRKNFKGEPEHLINYFTFIASELREYMAQLGFKTVDEMVGRVDMLEPNEEILDWKSNNIDFNAILYRPELPSRIQPRCVKEQDHNISDILDRQLIVDAKAALENGTPVKNEYSIRNINRTVGTMLAGEIARVTKGEYLPDDTIHYKFKGSAGQSFGAFATKGMTLELEGDCNDYLGKGLSGGRLIVYPPTDSKFVAKDNIIVGNTLLYGAICGEIYINGIAGERFAVRNSGVDAVVEGVGDHGCEYMTGGVAVILGNTGRNFAAGMSGGMAFVLDEIGDFKEKRCNKQIVILEALHSDEDILKVKTLIENHLKYTNSKKAKEVLDNFEAYIPKFVKVISPAYKKILANKSAANLAAEN, encoded by the coding sequence ATGAAGCATTCTTATGGTTTACCCCCTAAACAAGGTCTATATGATCCTCAGCTTGAAAAAGATAGTTGTGGAGTTGGATTTGTTGCTCATATTAAAGGCGAAAAATCTCATAATATTGTTAAACAAGGATTAGAAGTACTCGTAAATTTAACGCATAGAGGTGCAGTGGGCGCTGACGCTAATACTGGTGATGGAGCTGGTATTTTAATTCAAATACCTCATAATTTTTTATTAAAGGAAACTGAAAAAATTGGTTTCTCCCTCCCTAACGAAGGCGAATACGCTGTTGGAATGTTATTTTTACCACAAGAACCAAATGCGAGATATTACTGTGAGGGAATATGTGAGAAAGCATTAATTAAGGAAGAACTCAAATTAATTGGTTGGAGAAATGTGCCTATCAGTGAAGCAGCATGTGGTTTGACTGCAAGTGGAACAAGGCCAATGATACATCAATTATTTATAGAAAAAGGCGAATTCTCAACGGAAGCCTTTGAACGCAAATTATATGTTGTTAGAAAACAAATTGAAAACGCTGTTCGACAAGCAAAACATACTTACACTGAATCATTTTATGTTTGTAGCATGTCCAGCAAGGTAATGATATATAAAGGTCAGCTACTGGCTCATCAAATACCTGATTTCTTTCCAGATTTACAAGACGAATCAATGACAAGTGCGATTGCTTTGGTGCATCAACGATATAGTACAAATACTTTTCCATCTTGGGATCGTGCCCAACCATTTAGATTTTTAGCACATAACGGTGAAATCAATACTTTACGTGGTAATGTTAACTGGATGAATGCACGTGAAGGTATTTTAAAATCAGATGCTCTCGGCAGTGACATTAAGAAACTCTTTCCTATTATCGAACCATCTGGATCAGATTCAGCTAATTTAGATAATGCACTTGAACTATTAGTTGCTAGCGGTAAATCTTTAGCTCATGCTGTATGTATGCTGATCCCTGAAGCTTGGCAAGAATATGCTTCAATGGATGAGGATAAAAAAGGATTCTACGAATACCATGCTGGCTTGATGGAGCCTTGGGATGGTCCTGCAGCAATTGCCTTTACTGATGGCGTTCAAATTGGTGCTACTCTTGATAGAAATGGACTTCGTCCTGCTAGATACTTAATTACAGACGACGATTTGGTAGTTATGGCGTCTGAAACAGGTACACTTACCTTTGATAATAAAACCATCATTAAAAAAGGTCGTCTTCAACCTGGACGCATGTTTTTAATTGATACAAATGAAGGTCGTATTATTTCTGATGAAGAAATCAAACAGACCTTAGCTAGTGAAAAACCTTATAAAGAATGGATTGAAAACAACAAAATAGTACTAGATGAACTTGAAGTACCACATAAAATAACGCCGTTAGGTAGCGATAGATTACTACAGTTGCAAAAAATATATTCTTACTCAGAAGAAGAGTTAAAAAAAGTGTTGGCTCCGATGGCTGCTACAGGAAAAGAAATGATTGGCTCAATGGGAAATGATGCTTCCTTAGCTGTTTTATCAAAGGAACCTCAGCTTCTCTTTAATTACTTTAAACAATTATTTGCACAAGTAACAAATCCGCCTATTGATCCAATTAGAGAAAGACTTGTAATGTCTTTAATCCAGTTTTTAGGCGATCGCGGTAACTTATTATCACCTTTAGCAGAAGATAATAATGTTAATTTCATTGAACTTAAACAACCCATTTTAGACAATGCTTCCTTTGAAAAGATTGTCCATATTAATCATAAGGATTTTAGATCTATCAAAATACCTACGGTCTTCCCCGTTGTTAAAGGCGGCCAAGGTTTAGAAGAAGCACTTGAAGAAATCAACAATAATGTAGTAGATAATATCAAGGAAGGTTACAATTTAATTATTTTATCTGATAGAAATGTAGATAAGTATCATGCTCCAATACCAAGTTTATTAGCTGCAGCATCTGTACATCACCATTTAATTCAACAAAAATTACGTATGAATGTTGATTTAATTATTGAAACAGGTGATGCAAGAGATGTTATGCATATGGCATTATTGATTGGATATGGTGCTGATGCCATTAACCCTTATATAGCATTTGATAGTATTGCACAATTAATGGACAAAGGTTTGTACATTAATATAGATGGACTTACTCATGAAAAAGCTTATATCAACTACCAAAAAGCTTTAGGTGATGGTTTGCTTAAAACCTTCTCTAAAATGGGAATTGGTACCCTTCAAAGTTATCATGGTGCTCAGATTTTTGAAGCAGTTGGTATTAATAGCAAGGTAATCAATAAATACTTTATTGGTACACCTTCAAGAATTGAAGGTATTGGCCTAGATGTAATTGCTAAAGAAGTTTCAACACGACATTCCAAAGCCTTTAATACCTTAAGAAACCCTTACACTGGTCTTGATGAAGGTAGTAGTCATCAATGGAGAAAGAATGGCGAAGAACATTTATTTAATCCAGAGACGATTACAAAACTACAACAATCTTGTAGAACAAATAATTACAGCCAATTCAAAGAATATTCTGCGCTTATTAATGATCAGAGCAAGAGATTAAATACGATCAGAGGCTTATTGAAGTTCAAAGCAGGAAAATCCATTTCAATTGATGAGGTTGAACCTTTAGAAAATATCTTAAAACGTTTTGCAACTGGAGCCATGTCCTTTGGGTCTTTAAGTGCTGAAGTACATCAAACGCTAGCAAAAGCGATGAACGCAATTGGTGCTAAATCAAACTCTGGTGAAGGTGGCGAATCAAAAGAACGTTTATATGATTCTTCTCTTCGTAGCTCAATTAAGCAAGTAGCTTCAGGACGTTTTGGTGTTAACACTGAATATCTTGTAAATTGTACAGAGCTTCAAATAAAAATGGCTCAAGGAGCAAAACCTGGTGAAGGTGGACATCTACCTGGTGATAAGGTATCCGTTGATATTGCAAAAGTACGTAATTCAACACCTGGTATTGATTTAATATCTCCCCCACCACATCATGATATTTATTCAATCGAGGATTTAGCACAATTAATCTTTGACCTTAAGAATGTAAATGAAAAAGCAAGAATTAACGTTAAATTAGTATCCGAAGTTGGTGTTGGTACCGTTGCTGCAGGTGTAGCTAAAGCTCATGCAGACGTTGTATTGATTTCTGGTCATGACGGGGGAACAGGCGCGGCTCCAGTAAGCTCAATCAAATATGTTGGTCTTCCATGGGAATTAGGTCTTGCTGAAACGCAACAAACCTTACTTATGAACGATTTGCGAAGTAGAATTGTTGTTCAAACTGATGGACAATTAAAAACAGGACGTGATGTAGCTATTGCCGCCCTCCTTGGTGCAGAGGAATATGGTTTTGCTACTGCTGCTCTTATTGTTTGTGGTTGTATCATGATGAGAAAATGTCAAAATAACACATGTCCAGTTGGTGTTGCAACACAAGATCCAGAACTTCGCAAGAATTTCAAAGGTGAACCAGAACATCTTATTAATTACTTCACCTTTATTGCATCTGAACTTCGTGAATATATGGCTCAATTAGGCTTTAAAACCGTAGATGAAATGGTTGGACGTGTAGATATGCTTGAGCCAAATGAAGAAATCCTTGATTGGAAATCCAATAATATTGACTTCAATGCAATTCTTTACAGACCAGAATTACCATCTAGAATTCAACCAAGATGCGTAAAGGAACAAGACCATAATATAAGTGATATATTAGATAGACAGCTTATTGTTGATGCAAAAGCCGCATTAGAAAACGGTACTCCTGTCAAGAATGAGTATTCAATTAGAAATATCAATCGTACTGTAGGCACTATGCTTGCGGGTGAAATTGCACGTGTTACAAAAGGTGAATATTTACCTGATGACACTATTCATTATAAATTCAAAGGTTCAGCAGGACAAAGCTTTGGTGCCTTTGCAACAAAAGGAATGACGCTTGAACTTGAAGGCGACTGTAATGATTACTTAGGTAAAGGACTGTCTGGAGGTAGACTTATTGTTTATCCACCAACTGATTCAAAGTTTGTAGCAAAAGATAATATCATTGTAGGTAATACTCTACTCTATGGAGCAATCTGTGGTGAAATTTATATCAATGGTATTGCAGGAGAACGTTTTGCTGTAAGAAACTCTGGTGTTGATGCTGTAGTAGAAGGCGTTGGTGATCATGGATGTGAATATATGACTGGCGGAGTTGCTGTTATCCTTGGTAATACCGGCAGAAACTTCGCAGCAGGTATGAGTGGTGGTATGGCATTTGTCCTAGATGAAATTGGAGACTTTAAGGAAAAACGTTGTAATAAGCAAATTGTTATATTAGAGGCTCTACATAGCGATGAAGATATTCTTAAAGTGAAAACCTTAATTGAAAATCATCTAAAATATACCAATAGTAAAAAGGCGAAAGAAGTACTTGATAACTTCGAAGCTTATATTCCGAAATTTGTTAAAGTAATTTCCCCAGCTTACAAAAAAATCTTAGCAAATAAATCAGCAGCCAACCTTGCTGCAGAAAATTAG
- the gltD gene encoding glutamate synthase (glutamate synthase is composed of subunits alpha and beta; beta subunit is a flavin adenine dinucleotide-NADPH dependent oxidoreductase; provides electrons to the alpha subunit, which binds L-glutamine and 2-oxoglutarate and forms L-glutamate) — protein sequence MGKITGFKEFDRKIGSYKPADERINNYEDIYIPLTPEEVQVQSSRCMDCGVPFCNYSCPLGNLIPDFNDLVFNGHWKKALQILHVTNNFPEFTGKICPAPCESGCVLGIINPPVTIEQIELAIAEMGWEHGWIKPQPPAIKTGKKVAIVGSGPAGLAAAQQLARVGHHVTVFERADAIGGCMRYGIPDYKLPKNFIDRRIKQMKAEGVIFITSTNIGIDIPVADLQKEFDVICLTGGSTEPRDLTISGRGLRGIHFAMDFLPQSNKRVASIEIPSNQSIDANGKKVIVIGGGDTGSDCVGTSLRQGAIDVTQLELLPIPPTERDATQPWPVFPRLHKASSSHIEAEAVLGRDIRNYSIGTKSFEGKNGRVTKLNCIKLEWTTPEGGGFPQMKEIPGSEFSLDADLVLFAMGFLHPEHEGMLNSLGVEYDQRGNVKTDSQFATKIDNVFCAGDMRRGQSLVVHAIAEGRKLAQSVDKKLMGETSLKSSL from the coding sequence ATGGGAAAGATTACTGGATTTAAAGAGTTTGATAGAAAGATTGGCAGCTATAAACCTGCTGATGAAAGAATAAATAATTATGAAGATATCTATATTCCCTTAACCCCTGAAGAAGTTCAGGTACAAAGCTCTAGGTGTATGGATTGTGGTGTTCCTTTTTGTAATTATAGTTGTCCCCTAGGAAATTTAATTCCTGATTTTAATGACTTAGTTTTTAACGGACATTGGAAAAAAGCATTGCAAATTCTACACGTTACAAATAATTTTCCTGAATTTACAGGCAAGATTTGTCCTGCTCCATGTGAAAGTGGTTGTGTCCTAGGTATCATAAATCCCCCTGTGACAATTGAGCAAATCGAACTCGCAATTGCAGAAATGGGCTGGGAACATGGTTGGATTAAACCTCAACCTCCCGCAATCAAAACTGGTAAAAAAGTTGCTATAGTAGGTTCTGGACCAGCCGGACTTGCAGCTGCGCAACAGCTTGCACGTGTTGGTCACCACGTTACTGTTTTCGAAAGAGCAGATGCTATAGGTGGTTGTATGCGATATGGAATACCTGATTACAAGTTACCAAAGAATTTTATCGATAGACGTATTAAACAAATGAAGGCTGAAGGTGTCATTTTCATAACTTCTACAAATATTGGAATAGATATACCAGTTGCTGATTTACAGAAAGAATTTGATGTAATTTGCTTAACTGGTGGCTCAACAGAACCAAGAGACTTGACAATATCAGGTCGAGGACTTAGAGGAATTCATTTTGCCATGGATTTCTTACCACAATCAAATAAACGTGTTGCATCCATAGAAATACCTTCTAATCAATCTATAGACGCAAATGGCAAAAAGGTGATTGTAATAGGTGGTGGCGATACTGGTTCCGATTGTGTTGGTACTTCACTACGTCAAGGAGCGATAGATGTCACTCAACTTGAGCTGCTCCCTATCCCACCAACAGAAAGAGACGCAACGCAACCATGGCCAGTATTTCCAAGACTTCATAAAGCATCTAGTTCTCATATTGAAGCAGAAGCCGTTCTAGGTAGAGATATTAGAAATTATTCTATTGGAACTAAATCCTTTGAAGGAAAGAACGGAAGAGTTACTAAATTAAACTGCATCAAACTTGAATGGACAACACCTGAAGGCGGAGGATTTCCTCAGATGAAAGAAATCCCTGGTAGTGAGTTTTCTTTAGATGCAGATTTGGTACTATTTGCAATGGGCTTTCTGCATCCTGAGCATGAAGGTATGCTTAATTCTTTAGGCGTTGAATATGATCAACGAGGAAATGTTAAAACTGATAGTCAATTTGCTACAAAGATTGATAATGTTTTTTGTGCAGGTGATATGAGACGTGGACAGTCATTGGTAGTTCATGCTATTGCTGAAGGCAGAAAACTTGCTCAGTCTGTTGATAAAAAGTTAATGGGTGAAACATCTTTAAAAAGTTCACTTTAA
- a CDS encoding GGGtGRT protein, whose product MALFESYERRIDKIIPVLESYGIKSLEDAEAICKDKGIDVHALVKSIQPICFENALWAYTVGAAIAIKKGCTKAADAAVALGEGLQAFCIPGSVADQRLVGIGHGNLAAMLLREETNCFAFLAGHESFAAAEGAIGIARSANRVRKAPLRVILNGLGKDAAYIISRINGFTFVETEFDYFTSELKIVKEIPFSKGEKAAVRCYGSDDVREGVAIMHNEKVDVSITGNSTNPTRFQHPVAGTYKKECLEQGKKFFSVASGGGTGRTLHPDNMGAGPASYGMTDTMGRMHSDAQFAGSSSVPAHVEMMGLIGMGNNPMVGASVAVAVAIEEAFNK is encoded by the coding sequence ATGGCATTATTTGAAAGTTATGAAAGAAGAATAGATAAAATCATTCCTGTTTTAGAAAGCTATGGCATTAAAAGTCTTGAAGATGCTGAAGCTATCTGTAAAGACAAAGGTATAGATGTACATGCACTTGTAAAATCTATCCAACCAATTTGTTTTGAAAACGCTCTTTGGGCGTACACAGTTGGTGCAGCTATTGCAATTAAGAAAGGCTGTACAAAAGCAGCTGACGCTGCAGTAGCACTTGGAGAAGGTCTTCAAGCTTTCTGTATTCCTGGTTCTGTTGCAGATCAAAGATTAGTAGGTATCGGTCATGGTAATCTTGCTGCTATGCTACTTAGAGAAGAAACAAATTGTTTTGCATTTTTAGCAGGTCATGAATCTTTTGCAGCTGCTGAAGGCGCAATTGGAATTGCTAGATCAGCTAATAGAGTAAGAAAAGCACCCCTTCGCGTTATCTTAAACGGTCTTGGCAAGGATGCTGCTTACATCATCTCTAGAATCAACGGTTTTACATTCGTTGAAACTGAGTTTGATTACTTTACAAGCGAATTGAAAATTGTTAAAGAAATTCCTTTCTCAAAAGGTGAAAAAGCTGCTGTTAGATGTTATGGTTCAGACGATGTTCGTGAGGGTGTAGCGATCATGCATAATGAAAAGGTAGATGTTTCTATTACAGGAAACTCCACTAACCCTACTCGTTTCCAACATCCAGTTGCTGGTACATACAAAAAAGAATGTCTAGAACAAGGTAAGAAATTCTTCTCAGTTGCATCAGGTGGTGGTACTGGAAGAACACTTCACCCAGATAATATGGGTGCTGGCCCTGCTTCTTATGGTATGACAGATACAATGGGAAGAATGCATTCAGATGCTCAATTTGCTGGTTCTTCATCAGTACCTGCTCATGTGGAAATGATGGGATTAATCGGTATGGGTAACAACCCTATGGTTGGTGCTTCAGTAGCTGTAGCTGTTGCAATTGAAGAAGCCTTCAATAAATAA
- a CDS encoding 1,4-dihydroxy-2-naphthoate polyprenyltransferase, translating to MNVRSFLKLIELPTKVTCFTTLLVATVFVLYRGDDFKPINFLLMFVSLIAMDMVTTGLNNYLDFKKAKTKSGFGYEEHNAIVKYGLKESSVIATLFLLSAISGTFGILLFLKTDIIVLFIGMIAFGIGVLYTFGLVSISRTPFGELVSGLFQGFGIIFVGIYIHTFEHSWVFFQLSDAIFQLELNMAEILSVFLYSIPATLTIANIMLANNICDIEEDLLNRRYTLPIYIGKEMAIKLFASLYYLSYVAIILMVILKITPLVTLFVLLTSIIVQKNIGIFRKQQTKKDTFSLAIMNFILINGALLITVLVGVLLKKFV from the coding sequence ATGAATGTTAGAAGTTTTTTAAAGCTAATTGAACTACCAACCAAAGTTACTTGCTTTACAACTTTATTGGTAGCAACAGTATTTGTTCTGTATAGGGGAGATGATTTTAAGCCAATCAATTTCTTGCTTATGTTTGTTTCTCTAATTGCAATGGATATGGTTACAACTGGTTTAAATAATTATCTCGATTTTAAAAAGGCAAAAACCAAATCAGGTTTTGGCTATGAAGAGCATAATGCTATTGTAAAATATGGTTTAAAGGAAAGTTCTGTTATAGCAACATTGTTCCTACTAAGTGCTATCAGTGGAACCTTTGGTATATTATTGTTTCTAAAGACTGATATCATTGTTTTGTTCATTGGTATGATTGCTTTTGGAATAGGGGTATTGTATACCTTTGGTCTTGTTTCCATATCTAGAACGCCTTTTGGAGAATTGGTTTCTGGGCTTTTCCAAGGCTTTGGAATTATATTTGTTGGTATTTACATACATACCTTTGAACATAGTTGGGTTTTTTTTCAGTTATCAGATGCTATATTTCAGCTTGAGCTAAATATGGCGGAAATTTTATCAGTGTTTTTATATTCAATTCCGGCCACTTTAACGATTGCAAATATTATGTTAGCAAATAACATTTGTGATATAGAGGAAGATTTGCTTAACAGAAGATATACCTTGCCGATTTACATTGGTAAAGAGATGGCTATCAAGTTATTTGCATCATTATACTATTTAAGTTATGTTGCAATTATTTTAATGGTTATTCTTAAGATAACACCATTGGTAACGTTATTTGTATTATTAACATCAATTATAGTTCAAAAGAACATCGGAATATTTCGAAAACAGCAGACGAAGAAAGATACCTTCTCACTGGCTATAATGAATTTTATATTGATTAATGGTGCACTTCTAATTACAGTTTTGGTTGGAGTATTGTTGAAAAAGTTTGTTTAA
- a CDS encoding heptaprenyl diphosphate synthase has protein sequence MSFWQEYENINEELNEVRNMIIKSTKSKYLGEVMEPMIYSSGKMLRPAFVLLAGKFGHYDASRLKKFAMIIEILHMATLIHDDIIDDADMRRGQPSIQAEKGKNAAVFIGDYYLCQCFLMLSSDYEQEDLQHIARVINAICLAEVQQNFNKRNNNLSVRNYLKVISGKTAALFALSFYMGAKVGNCELKLCQDLGRLGKYIGMAFQIMDDILDYSSDQLSLGKENNKDIQQGYYTLPLIYALNNDKNSELKNLLDKEDLTKEEYALIVNMVNANGGISYSMDLAQTYVNKAFDIITHLPEGESKTVLKDITDKLLKRKY, from the coding sequence ATGTCTTTTTGGCAAGAATACGAGAATATAAACGAAGAACTTAATGAAGTAAGAAATATGATTATTAAAAGTACAAAGAGTAAGTATTTAGGAGAAGTCATGGAACCTATGATTTATTCTTCAGGTAAAATGTTAAGACCTGCCTTTGTTTTGCTAGCAGGCAAGTTTGGACATTATGATGCCAGTAGACTAAAAAAGTTTGCCATGATTATAGAAATACTTCATATGGCAACATTAATTCATGATGATATTATTGATGATGCAGATATGAGAAGAGGACAACCTTCTATTCAAGCAGAAAAGGGTAAAAATGCAGCTGTTTTTATTGGGGACTATTACTTATGCCAATGCTTCTTAATGCTTTCAAGCGATTATGAACAAGAAGACCTTCAACATATTGCAAGGGTAATCAATGCTATTTGTCTAGCTGAGGTGCAACAAAATTTCAATAAAAGAAACAATAACCTTAGTGTTAGGAATTATCTTAAAGTAATTTCTGGAAAGACTGCAGCATTATTTGCTTTAAGCTTTTACATGGGTGCAAAGGTTGGTAATTGTGAATTGAAGCTTTGTCAGGATTTGGGTAGATTGGGGAAATATATAGGGATGGCATTTCAAATAATGGATGATATATTAGATTATTCATCAGATCAATTATCCTTGGGAAAAGAGAACAATAAAGACATTCAACAAGGTTATTATACATTACCTTTAATATACGCATTAAACAATGATAAAAATTCAGAGCTAAAGAATTTGCTGGATAAGGAAGATCTTACGAAGGAAGAATATGCGCTGATTGTAAACATGGTGAATGCCAATGGAGGCATTTCCTATTCCATGGATTTGGCCCAAACATATGTTAATAAGGCCTTCGATATCATTACGCACTTACCAGAAGGCGAGAGTAAGACAGTACTTAAAGATATAACAGATAAGCTTTTAAAGAGAAAATACTAG